Part of the Vibrio penaeicida genome is shown below.
CCCGCTGTCGGGCCCGCAGTACCACTGGTTACGATACCGATTTCATTGTCATCTGCATCAAACAACTTTGCCCCTTCACGCACTGGTGCTTTCGTTTGACCAATCAAGCCAATACGCTTACGAGAAACATTCTTCGTCGCGATTTGCTCAAGAATGATGTCTGCGCCAGGGAAACCACCTGCACGCTCGCCATCTGTACGACGAATTTTCTGAATGCCCCACAATAGGCTTGCTTCAACAGGTGTCGTTGTTGTGTCTAGATCGTGACCGTAAAGGCAAAGACCACACTCCAAACGCAATGAATCACGTGCACCAAGACCAATCCACTCCACTTCCGCGAATTCAGTTAGCGCACGAGCCAACTCTTGAGCTTTACCAGCTGATACAGAGATCTCGTAACCATCTTCACCGGTGTAGCCAGAACGGCTCACCAAGCAAGGTTCACCAAGAATCTCAATTGAACGAGCATCCATAAATACCATCTCACATACTTCAGGTGCAAGGCGCGCCAATACTTCCGCAGCTTTTGGACCTTGCAATGCAAGCAAAGCGCGATCTTCAATTAGCTCTAGTTCTACCGACTCAGGCAGGTTAGCGCGTAGGTGGGCAATATCTTGCTCTTTACACGCTGCGTTAACGACAACGAATAGATGATCGCCAAAATTAGCCACCATCAAGTCATCCATAATGCCGCCTTCTTCATTTGTGAAGAACGCGTAACGCTGGTTTCCTACAGGAAGATCAACAATATCAACCGGAACAAGTGCTTCTAACGCTTTCGCCGCATCAGGACCGTGAAGCTTAAGCTGCCCCATGTGCGATACATCGAACAAGCCAGCCGCATCACGTGTATGCAAATGCTCTTTCTTCACACCCAATGGGTACTGAACAGGCATATCGTATCCTGCAAACGGTACCATTTTCGCTCCAACTTCTACGTGAAGCGCGTGCAGTGGGGTTTTCAGTAATTCAGTCATTGTATTCTCCATATCGCCAAGCCCTGGCTGACTTCGTCGACGTTTTAAAACTGGCTTAAAAGGTAACAGTTCGTTTCCCTTTTATAAAAACAAAGACAGTCGATGGTGTTTTATCATCAAATACTGTCTTTTCGCTTTGTAAAGACACACAGATGTTTCTACAAAGTTAAGATTTGTTTCCAATAGTAGATAAAGTTGACTCGCTTTTAAACCGATCGGACGTATAAGATCAGTAAAATTGTGATATTTCACAACTTTGTTACATCATACATTGGTGTGTTTTTTGAGTATTTATTGTGAAATTTTTTATTAAATGAAGCAGTTACGAAAGCAAAGCAAACGTTTGCCTTCACTATAAGAAACTTAAGGAATTTAACGTTATTTAGCCGTCACCCACAAAATTTGGGCATCTTCATCACTGGTCGAGACCAACATATGACCCATATTGGCGTCATAATAAACGCTATCGCCAACGGTCATCGGAACGGGTTCATAAAATTCTGAAAAGAACAAAACATCCCCTTCTAAGATCAGAAGAAACTCCTCTCCGTCGTGACGAACCCAATCGTTATAATCTTCAAAATTCCTTGCCCGTATACGGCTTTTAAACGGCATCATTTTTTTATTAGAAAGTTGAGTGGCCAGTAGCTCGTGCTCATAGGTGGGAGTTGGGTGGGGTTTACCCTCTCCAGAACGCGTAAGATCTCTCCTACCCGTTGCCACTTTTTTTCTTGGTGGTTCAAAGAGTTGAGGCATATCTATTCGCAAACCATTCGCCAGTTTTTGCATGGCTTGGAACGTAGGCGAAATTTGTTCGTTTTCTATCTTAGAAAGCGTGGATCGAGCAAGCCCTGTACGCTTGCTTGCATCTTCCAAAGTTAAGCCAAGCTTCATTCGGATTTCTTTTAAGCGCTTCCCAAGCTTTAACGGTTCGATATTCTCGTCTTGAGGCTCTTTTGCAAGCGTTACTGATGGGTACTCATCGTAGATGTCTTCAGACATGCATCCCTCTTATTTTCGTACTTCCTAATGCTGTTCTTTTATTGTGCACAGAGACGCGTGAACATGAAAGTAGTCGGATGAAATTAAACAGTGCGCCATGTAGCAAAATAGGAAAACATGTTTCCAATAGGAAATTTTTGATTGATTGTCTACTCAACTAACGTTATGTTACGACCTTGTTAGATGGGGAACTTTCTCGCACATTTCTAACGTATTACGTAATAGGTCATTTACATACAAAAAACACTGCCATTCGAGTGCAACTTACCCTACAATCCGCACCGAAAAAGCAAACGTTTGGCTAAAACGTCGTTTTAGATTGAAATTGCCAAACCCATTACGTAGTAAACGGCAGAAATGAGAAGTTCACGGACTCGCGCTGGAATGGCTTCAGAACGTAAGCCATTTCAGAGAAACAAAGGAAGCCTGGCTTAATTAAAGAACACGGCCAATTTAGAGCCATACTAGCCAGACAAATGGAAGGTTATCTGCCATGAACAACAAATCTTACCAAAATCACAGCCTTGAGAACTTCTTCTCTACTAACCTCGCTGCCACAGACGACGCTGTTTTCGCTGGAATCCAAGCAGAAAGTGCTCGTCAAAACGACCAAATTGAGCTTATCGCTTCTGAAAACATCGTATCGAAAGCGGTAATGCAAGCCCAAGGCACATGCCTAACAAACAAGTACGCAGAAGGTTACCCGGGTCGTCGTTACTACGGTGGTTGTGAACACGTAGACACCGTCGAAGCCATTGCAATTGAACGTGCAAAGAAACTATTCGACTGTG
Proteins encoded:
- the gcvT gene encoding glycine cleavage system aminomethyltransferase GcvT, which translates into the protein MENTMTELLKTPLHALHVEVGAKMVPFAGYDMPVQYPLGVKKEHLHTRDAAGLFDVSHMGQLKLHGPDAAKALEALVPVDIVDLPVGNQRYAFFTNEEGGIMDDLMVANFGDHLFVVVNAACKEQDIAHLRANLPESVELELIEDRALLALQGPKAAEVLARLAPEVCEMVFMDARSIEILGEPCLVSRSGYTGEDGYEISVSAGKAQELARALTEFAEVEWIGLGARDSLRLECGLCLYGHDLDTTTTPVEASLLWGIQKIRRTDGERAGGFPGADIILEQIATKNVSRKRIGLIGQTKAPVREGAKLFDADDNEIGIVTSGTAGPTAGKPVSMGYVKTEFAAIGTEVFAEVRGKKLAMTVEKMPFVPQRYYRG
- a CDS encoding helix-turn-helix domain-containing protein — protein: MSEDIYDEYPSVTLAKEPQDENIEPLKLGKRLKEIRMKLGLTLEDASKRTGLARSTLSKIENEQISPTFQAMQKLANGLRIDMPQLFEPPRKKVATGRRDLTRSGEGKPHPTPTYEHELLATQLSNKKMMPFKSRIRARNFEDYNDWVRHDGEEFLLILEGDVLFFSEFYEPVPMTVGDSVYYDANMGHMLVSTSDEDAQILWVTAK